The proteins below are encoded in one region of Chelonia mydas isolate rCheMyd1 chromosome 11, rCheMyd1.pri.v2, whole genome shotgun sequence:
- the RBM45 gene encoding RNA-binding protein 45 isoform X2, translating into MEEGGGGGGFRLSAECLDEPPNSRVFLVLGKDTGEALIRERFAPFGEIQDIWLVRDKRTHESRGIAFVKFARSSQACRAMEEMHGRSLAPDTKPIKVFIAQSRASGSHRDVEDEELTRIFVMIPKSYTEEDLRNKFKVYGDIEYCSIIKKKTTGESKGLGYVRYLKPSQAALAIEECDRSYRAILAEPKSKPSESSEREYYGSSSSMRQEPVGHDPGPRGSVFPFGQPEFGSFEKSQTRVRESVSKRLSVVSRLPFIQEQLFFLFDLVPGLEYCDVQRDPHTNHGHAVIQYTTAASAIYAKYKLHGFEYPPGNRLGVTFLEDGSDGLDHIRKMATQLVTSQVSSMVSHNNLVGQQYTSSQPYSGSSSSQLSQPQTDAVLPSRKKKVPPETSVKERLFIVFYPHPLPVNVLEDVFCRFGHLIEVYLVTGKNVGYAKFADRTSASDAITSLHGKIVNGVRLKVMLADSPAEESNKRQRTY; encoded by the exons ATGGAGGAGGGTGGCGGCGGCGGAGGGTTCCGCCTGTCAGCCGAGTGCCTGGACGAGCCCCCCAACAGCCGCGTGTTCCTGGTGCTGGGGAAGGACacgggggaggcgctgatccggGAGCGCTTCGCCCCGTTCGGGGAGATCCAGGACATCTGGCTGGTGCGGGACAAGCGCACCCACGAGTCCCGCGGCATCGCCTTCGTCAAGTTCGCCCGCAGCTCGCAGGCCTGCCGGGCCATGGAGGAGATGCACGGCCGGAGCCTGGCGCCCGACACCAAGCCCATCAAG GTGTTCATTGCGCAGTCCAGAGCTTCTGGAAGCCACCGCGATGTTGAAGATGAAGAGCTTACACGCATCTTTGTTATGATACCAAAGTCCTATACAGAGGAAGATCTGAGGAATAAGTTTAAG GTGTATGGAGACATTGAATATTGTAGCATTATTAAGAAGAAGACCACAGGAGAAAGTAAAGGTTTGGGCTATGTGAGGTATTTAAAACCATCCCAAGCTGCCCTGGCAATAGAAGAGTGTGATCGAA GTTACAGGGCCATTTTGGCTGAACCTAAAAGCAAGCCGTCTGAATCATCTGAACGTGAATATTACGGTAGTAGCagtagtatgaggcaggagccagtGGGGCATGACCCAGGGCCTAGAGGGAGTGTGTTTCCCTTTG GGCAGCCAGAATTTGGTAGTTTTGAAAAGAGTCAGACAAGAGTTCGAGAATCCGTTTCCAAACGCCTGTCAGTGGTATCACGACTCCCCTTCATACAAGAGCAGCTGTTCTTCCTCTTTGATCTAGTCCCAGGACTGGAGTATTGTGATGTTCAGCGAGATCCTCATACAAACCATg GGCATGCTGTGATTCAGTATACTACTGCAGCATCAGCTATATATGCCAAATACAAGCTACATGGTTTTGAATATCCTCCTGGAAATCGGCTAGGTGTAACTTTCCTTGAAGATGGGAGTGACGGATTGGA CCACATCAGAAAAATGGCAACACAGCTGGTGACTTCACAAGTGTCATCAATGGTGTCACATAATAATCTAGTTGGTCAGCAATATACATCTTCT caGCCGTACAGTGGAAGTTCTAGCTCTCAGTTATCTCAGCCCCAAACAGATGCTGTACTTCCATCACGCAAAAAAAAAGTTCCTCCTGAGACTTCTGTGAAGGAAAGGCTTTTCATAGTGTTTTATCCTCATCCCTTACCTGTAAATGTGTTGGAGGATGTATTCTG tcgGTTTGGACATCTTATAGAAGTTTACCTTGTGACAGGAAAAAATGTGGGCTATGCTAAGTTTGCAGACAGAACAAGTGCTAGCGATGCCATAACTTCATTACATGGCAAGATTGTGAATGGTGTCCGGCTTAAAGTAATGTTGGCAGATTCACCTGCAGAAGAATCTAACAAACGTCAAAGAACTTACTGA
- the RBM45 gene encoding RNA-binding protein 45 isoform X1, whose amino-acid sequence MEEGGGGGGFRLSAECLDEPPNSRVFLVLGKDTGEALIRERFAPFGEIQDIWLVRDKRTHESRGIAFVKFARSSQACRAMEEMHGRSLAPDTKPIKVFIAQSRASGSHRDVEDEELTRIFVMIPKSYTEEDLRNKFKVYGDIEYCSIIKKKTTGESKGLGYVRYLKPSQAALAIEECDRSYRAILAEPKSKPSESSEREYYGSSSSMRQEPVGHDPGPRGSVFPFEGQPEFGSFEKSQTRVRESVSKRLSVVSRLPFIQEQLFFLFDLVPGLEYCDVQRDPHTNHGHAVIQYTTAASAIYAKYKLHGFEYPPGNRLGVTFLEDGSDGLDHIRKMATQLVTSQVSSMVSHNNLVGQQYTSSQPYSGSSSSQLSQPQTDAVLPSRKKKVPPETSVKERLFIVFYPHPLPVNVLEDVFCRFGHLIEVYLVTGKNVGYAKFADRTSASDAITSLHGKIVNGVRLKVMLADSPAEESNKRQRTY is encoded by the exons ATGGAGGAGGGTGGCGGCGGCGGAGGGTTCCGCCTGTCAGCCGAGTGCCTGGACGAGCCCCCCAACAGCCGCGTGTTCCTGGTGCTGGGGAAGGACacgggggaggcgctgatccggGAGCGCTTCGCCCCGTTCGGGGAGATCCAGGACATCTGGCTGGTGCGGGACAAGCGCACCCACGAGTCCCGCGGCATCGCCTTCGTCAAGTTCGCCCGCAGCTCGCAGGCCTGCCGGGCCATGGAGGAGATGCACGGCCGGAGCCTGGCGCCCGACACCAAGCCCATCAAG GTGTTCATTGCGCAGTCCAGAGCTTCTGGAAGCCACCGCGATGTTGAAGATGAAGAGCTTACACGCATCTTTGTTATGATACCAAAGTCCTATACAGAGGAAGATCTGAGGAATAAGTTTAAG GTGTATGGAGACATTGAATATTGTAGCATTATTAAGAAGAAGACCACAGGAGAAAGTAAAGGTTTGGGCTATGTGAGGTATTTAAAACCATCCCAAGCTGCCCTGGCAATAGAAGAGTGTGATCGAA GTTACAGGGCCATTTTGGCTGAACCTAAAAGCAAGCCGTCTGAATCATCTGAACGTGAATATTACGGTAGTAGCagtagtatgaggcaggagccagtGGGGCATGACCCAGGGCCTAGAGGGAGTGTGTTTCCCTTTG AAGGGCAGCCAGAATTTGGTAGTTTTGAAAAGAGTCAGACAAGAGTTCGAGAATCCGTTTCCAAACGCCTGTCAGTGGTATCACGACTCCCCTTCATACAAGAGCAGCTGTTCTTCCTCTTTGATCTAGTCCCAGGACTGGAGTATTGTGATGTTCAGCGAGATCCTCATACAAACCATg GGCATGCTGTGATTCAGTATACTACTGCAGCATCAGCTATATATGCCAAATACAAGCTACATGGTTTTGAATATCCTCCTGGAAATCGGCTAGGTGTAACTTTCCTTGAAGATGGGAGTGACGGATTGGA CCACATCAGAAAAATGGCAACACAGCTGGTGACTTCACAAGTGTCATCAATGGTGTCACATAATAATCTAGTTGGTCAGCAATATACATCTTCT caGCCGTACAGTGGAAGTTCTAGCTCTCAGTTATCTCAGCCCCAAACAGATGCTGTACTTCCATCACGCAAAAAAAAAGTTCCTCCTGAGACTTCTGTGAAGGAAAGGCTTTTCATAGTGTTTTATCCTCATCCCTTACCTGTAAATGTGTTGGAGGATGTATTCTG tcgGTTTGGACATCTTATAGAAGTTTACCTTGTGACAGGAAAAAATGTGGGCTATGCTAAGTTTGCAGACAGAACAAGTGCTAGCGATGCCATAACTTCATTACATGGCAAGATTGTGAATGGTGTCCGGCTTAAAGTAATGTTGGCAGATTCACCTGCAGAAGAATCTAACAAACGTCAAAGAACTTACTGA
- the RBM45 gene encoding RNA-binding protein 45 isoform X3 — protein MEEGGGGGGFRLSAECLDEPPNSRVFLVLGKDTGEALIRERFAPFGEIQDIWLVRDKRTHESRGIAFVKFARSSQACRAMEEMHGRSLAPDTKPIKVFIAQSRASGSHRDVEDEELTRIFVMIPKSYTEEDLRNKFKVYGDIEYCSIIKKKTTGESKGLGYVRYLKPSQAALAIEECDRSYRAILAEPKSKPSESSEREYYGSSSSMRQEPVGHDPGPRGSVFPFEGQPEFGSFEKSQTRVRESVSKRLSVVSRLPFIQEQLFFLFDLVPGLEYCDVQRDPHTNHGHAVIQYTTAASAIYAKYKLHGFEYPPGNRLGVTFLEDGSDGLDHIRKMATQLVTSQVSSMVSHNNLVGQQYTSSPYSGSSSSQLSQPQTDAVLPSRKKKVPPETSVKERLFIVFYPHPLPVNVLEDVFCRFGHLIEVYLVTGKNVGYAKFADRTSASDAITSLHGKIVNGVRLKVMLADSPAEESNKRQRTY, from the exons ATGGAGGAGGGTGGCGGCGGCGGAGGGTTCCGCCTGTCAGCCGAGTGCCTGGACGAGCCCCCCAACAGCCGCGTGTTCCTGGTGCTGGGGAAGGACacgggggaggcgctgatccggGAGCGCTTCGCCCCGTTCGGGGAGATCCAGGACATCTGGCTGGTGCGGGACAAGCGCACCCACGAGTCCCGCGGCATCGCCTTCGTCAAGTTCGCCCGCAGCTCGCAGGCCTGCCGGGCCATGGAGGAGATGCACGGCCGGAGCCTGGCGCCCGACACCAAGCCCATCAAG GTGTTCATTGCGCAGTCCAGAGCTTCTGGAAGCCACCGCGATGTTGAAGATGAAGAGCTTACACGCATCTTTGTTATGATACCAAAGTCCTATACAGAGGAAGATCTGAGGAATAAGTTTAAG GTGTATGGAGACATTGAATATTGTAGCATTATTAAGAAGAAGACCACAGGAGAAAGTAAAGGTTTGGGCTATGTGAGGTATTTAAAACCATCCCAAGCTGCCCTGGCAATAGAAGAGTGTGATCGAA GTTACAGGGCCATTTTGGCTGAACCTAAAAGCAAGCCGTCTGAATCATCTGAACGTGAATATTACGGTAGTAGCagtagtatgaggcaggagccagtGGGGCATGACCCAGGGCCTAGAGGGAGTGTGTTTCCCTTTG AAGGGCAGCCAGAATTTGGTAGTTTTGAAAAGAGTCAGACAAGAGTTCGAGAATCCGTTTCCAAACGCCTGTCAGTGGTATCACGACTCCCCTTCATACAAGAGCAGCTGTTCTTCCTCTTTGATCTAGTCCCAGGACTGGAGTATTGTGATGTTCAGCGAGATCCTCATACAAACCATg GGCATGCTGTGATTCAGTATACTACTGCAGCATCAGCTATATATGCCAAATACAAGCTACATGGTTTTGAATATCCTCCTGGAAATCGGCTAGGTGTAACTTTCCTTGAAGATGGGAGTGACGGATTGGA CCACATCAGAAAAATGGCAACACAGCTGGTGACTTCACAAGTGTCATCAATGGTGTCACATAATAATCTAGTTGGTCAGCAATATACATCTTCT CCGTACAGTGGAAGTTCTAGCTCTCAGTTATCTCAGCCCCAAACAGATGCTGTACTTCCATCACGCAAAAAAAAAGTTCCTCCTGAGACTTCTGTGAAGGAAAGGCTTTTCATAGTGTTTTATCCTCATCCCTTACCTGTAAATGTGTTGGAGGATGTATTCTG tcgGTTTGGACATCTTATAGAAGTTTACCTTGTGACAGGAAAAAATGTGGGCTATGCTAAGTTTGCAGACAGAACAAGTGCTAGCGATGCCATAACTTCATTACATGGCAAGATTGTGAATGGTGTCCGGCTTAAAGTAATGTTGGCAGATTCACCTGCAGAAGAATCTAACAAACGTCAAAGAACTTACTGA
- the RBM45 gene encoding RNA-binding protein 45 isoform X4: MEEGGGGGGFRLSAECLDEPPNSRVFLVLGKDTGEALIRERFAPFGEIQDIWLVRDKRTHESRGIAFVKFARSSQACRAMEEMHGRSLAPDTKPIKVFIAQSRASGSHRDVEDEELTRIFVMIPKSYTEEDLRNKFKVYGDIEYCSIIKKKTTGESKGLGYVRYLKPSQAALAIEECDRSYRAILAEPKSKPSESSEREYYGSSSSMRQEPVGHDPGPRGSVFPFGQPEFGSFEKSQTRVRESVSKRLSVVSRLPFIQEQLFFLFDLVPGLEYCDVQRDPHTNHGHAVIQYTTAASAIYAKYKLHGFEYPPGNRLGVTFLEDGSDGLDHIRKMATQLVTSQVSSMVSHNNLVGQQYTSSPYSGSSSSQLSQPQTDAVLPSRKKKVPPETSVKERLFIVFYPHPLPVNVLEDVFCRFGHLIEVYLVTGKNVGYAKFADRTSASDAITSLHGKIVNGVRLKVMLADSPAEESNKRQRTY; the protein is encoded by the exons ATGGAGGAGGGTGGCGGCGGCGGAGGGTTCCGCCTGTCAGCCGAGTGCCTGGACGAGCCCCCCAACAGCCGCGTGTTCCTGGTGCTGGGGAAGGACacgggggaggcgctgatccggGAGCGCTTCGCCCCGTTCGGGGAGATCCAGGACATCTGGCTGGTGCGGGACAAGCGCACCCACGAGTCCCGCGGCATCGCCTTCGTCAAGTTCGCCCGCAGCTCGCAGGCCTGCCGGGCCATGGAGGAGATGCACGGCCGGAGCCTGGCGCCCGACACCAAGCCCATCAAG GTGTTCATTGCGCAGTCCAGAGCTTCTGGAAGCCACCGCGATGTTGAAGATGAAGAGCTTACACGCATCTTTGTTATGATACCAAAGTCCTATACAGAGGAAGATCTGAGGAATAAGTTTAAG GTGTATGGAGACATTGAATATTGTAGCATTATTAAGAAGAAGACCACAGGAGAAAGTAAAGGTTTGGGCTATGTGAGGTATTTAAAACCATCCCAAGCTGCCCTGGCAATAGAAGAGTGTGATCGAA GTTACAGGGCCATTTTGGCTGAACCTAAAAGCAAGCCGTCTGAATCATCTGAACGTGAATATTACGGTAGTAGCagtagtatgaggcaggagccagtGGGGCATGACCCAGGGCCTAGAGGGAGTGTGTTTCCCTTTG GGCAGCCAGAATTTGGTAGTTTTGAAAAGAGTCAGACAAGAGTTCGAGAATCCGTTTCCAAACGCCTGTCAGTGGTATCACGACTCCCCTTCATACAAGAGCAGCTGTTCTTCCTCTTTGATCTAGTCCCAGGACTGGAGTATTGTGATGTTCAGCGAGATCCTCATACAAACCATg GGCATGCTGTGATTCAGTATACTACTGCAGCATCAGCTATATATGCCAAATACAAGCTACATGGTTTTGAATATCCTCCTGGAAATCGGCTAGGTGTAACTTTCCTTGAAGATGGGAGTGACGGATTGGA CCACATCAGAAAAATGGCAACACAGCTGGTGACTTCACAAGTGTCATCAATGGTGTCACATAATAATCTAGTTGGTCAGCAATATACATCTTCT CCGTACAGTGGAAGTTCTAGCTCTCAGTTATCTCAGCCCCAAACAGATGCTGTACTTCCATCACGCAAAAAAAAAGTTCCTCCTGAGACTTCTGTGAAGGAAAGGCTTTTCATAGTGTTTTATCCTCATCCCTTACCTGTAAATGTGTTGGAGGATGTATTCTG tcgGTTTGGACATCTTATAGAAGTTTACCTTGTGACAGGAAAAAATGTGGGCTATGCTAAGTTTGCAGACAGAACAAGTGCTAGCGATGCCATAACTTCATTACATGGCAAGATTGTGAATGGTGTCCGGCTTAAAGTAATGTTGGCAGATTCACCTGCAGAAGAATCTAACAAACGTCAAAGAACTTACTGA